A window of Pan paniscus chromosome 10, NHGRI_mPanPan1-v2.0_pri, whole genome shotgun sequence contains these coding sequences:
- the C10H12orf57 gene encoding protein C10 isoform X1 translates to MASASTQPAALSAEQAKVVLAEVIQAFSAPENAVRMDEARDNACNDMGKMLQFVLPVATQIQQEVIKAYGFSCDGEGGSDAGRRELGRERAPDLWAHERLSPFSPHGGSHNLTNILGTQSPGSTLSLCVRVAFCTVEVLYPLPEMVGTGSVSGFFRFRNIYIYMDILGDGT, encoded by the exons ATGGCGTCCGCCTCGACCCAACCGGCGGCCCTGAGCGCTGAGCAAGCGAAGG TGGTCCTGGCGGAGGTGATCCAGGCGTTCTCCGCCCCGGAGAACGCAGTGCGCATGGACGAGGCTCGGGATAACGCCTGCAACGACATGGGTAAGATGCTGCAATTCGTGCTGCCCGTGGCCACGCAGATCCAGCAGGAGGTTATCAAAGCCTATGGCTTCAGCTGCGACGGGGAAGGTGGGTCAGACGCGGGAAGGCGGGAGTTGGGTCGGGAGAGGGCGCCGGATCTGTGGGCCCATGAGCGGTTGTCCCCTTTCTCGCCACACGGCGGCAGCCACAATCTGACTAACATTCTTGGCACTCAGAGCCCAGGGTCTACCCTGAGCTTGTGCGTCCGAGTTGCATTTTGTACAGTAGAGGTTCTGTATCCCTTACCCGAAATGGTTGGGACCGGAAGTGTTTCGGGTTTTTTCAGATTTcggaatatttacatatacatggaTATCTTGGGGGATGGGACCTAA